From the Candidatus Binataceae bacterium genome, the window CAGAATGAGGACGCTAGTCCGACGCTGGCGGAGATCAATCCGAAGAACGGCAAATTCAAAACCTTCGGATTCGTAAACCCGACCGCTCATGGCGGCGGTTTCGATGACTTCGTCTTTGCCGGAAAAAACTCCCAAGACGTTTTTATTTCTGCGTCGAATCCGGCAGGGCCGCCCTTCACCAGTCAGGCGATCGTGCAGATTAGCGGGAAGCCCGCGAAAGTTACGAAGGTCACTCAAACGCTCGCGGGCAATGCAACCGCTTTCAACGTCGTGACCGGCGCGGATGAGACGTTGGCCATCAGCGATGCGGATTCGATGACGCTGGATCCGGCCGGCGAACTGGTGCTGGACAGCCAGGGCGACGATGAGCTCATCGTCGTGCGCTCCGCTACCGCAACGAATCCGGTGCTCAACGTTCCGCTGACGATGAGCGGCGTCCCGACCGAGGTCAACGACACGATCTTTGTCGGTTCGACCTCTGGGATGATCTCCACCGCGGGAACCCTGTTCATCACCGATACCGGCGGCAATGCAATCTACACGCTGACGAAGCCCTACTTTCCGCCGAGTGAAGTCTATACCGTCGCGGACGCGGTCGGTGACATCGGTTTGCTCGACATGAACACGGGCATTATCACGCCCGTCGTCACCGGACTGGTCCATCCCAACGGAATTGCATTTTCGCCGGCCGCGGTTGCACTGGTCACCCTGCCGATACCGAAGAAATAGCTATTTCCGCTGATGGGTGTGCGAGCCGTCGGGCTCGCGCGCCCACCGCCGGACTATCTACTGAGATGTTCCACTAGCCAATCGCGGGCGGCGCTGCTGGAAGCCTCGAAGTCCTTGACGTAGGCGTCGAAGTGGCCGCCCTTGAGCACGAGCAGCTTTTTGGGCTCAAGCGCGCGATGGTAGGCGGCGAAAGCTTCGTCGGCGACGGCCAGATGGTCGCCGTCGGCAATGATCATCAGCAGCGGCGTCGGGCTGATGCGCTCGACGTACGAGCCGGGTTCGTACTCGCCGAGCATCTCGACGGTGCGCAGGGTGACCTCGTTGCGCCACGACGGCGCGCGGCTCTTGCCGGTCGCGGTGAACCAGCTCCAGGAGTCAGCGGTCGGCAGGGCCGCCGGACCCATGGGGTCTTCGCTGACGACCGGGATCATCATGGGTGCGGCGCCGCCGAGACGGGCTTCGCGATCGGCGTCGAACTGCTCGCGCAGACTCGCGAACATGTCGGCGCGCACCAAACGCTTCAAATTGCGCGAGCCGCTGACGAGCGCGACTTGCGAGACCACGCACTTGACGCGCCGGTCGATCGCGCCCAGCACCAGGACGTGGCCGCCGCTGTAGCTCGATCCCCAGACGCCGACGCGCTCGCGATCGATCCCGGGTTGCGTCCGCACCCAGGTGATCGCGTGGCGATAATCGCGCACCTGCTGCCACGGGTCGATTTCATATCGGGGCTCGCTGCTGCTCGCGCCAAAATTGCGATTGTCGAAGACCAGTGCGGCGATTCCGGCAGTGCTGAAAACCTCGGCGTAGCGATCCAGATACATCTCCTTGACGGCCGAGAAGCCGTGCGCCATCACGACGACGGGCGCCGGCCCGGCGCTGCGCTCGGGAGTAAACAGCCATCCGCGGAGCGTGGCTCCTTCCGCCTGAATCTCGATATCGCGCCGCATAATGAGGTCCTCCGCTTCGGCTAATCGCACGGCGCTCCGCAGCAGGTCAAGCGCCCTAGTGATGGCGGTCCCGTGTTTCAGATAGAACCGTGATGGCTTGGTGCTGGTTCAGTTTGTGACTTATGGTAATTTATCGGCAAAGCTGATTGCGTCGGCGCTGGCGCGGGGAG encodes:
- a CDS encoding alpha/beta hydrolase, translating into MRRDIEIQAEGATLRGWLFTPERSAGPAPVVVMAHGFSAVKEMYLDRYAEVFSTAGIAALVFDNRNFGASSSEPRYEIDPWQQVRDYRHAITWVRTQPGIDRERVGVWGSSYSGGHVLVLGAIDRRVKCVVSQVALVSGSRNLKRLVRADMFASLREQFDADREARLGGAAPMMIPVVSEDPMGPAALPTADSWSWFTATGKSRAPSWRNEVTLRTVEMLGEYEPGSYVERISPTPLLMIIADGDHLAVADEAFAAYHRALEPKKLLVLKGGHFDAYVKDFEASSSAARDWLVEHLSR